One Lycium barbarum isolate Lr01 chromosome 5, ASM1917538v2, whole genome shotgun sequence genomic window carries:
- the LOC132640347 gene encoding protein phosphatase 2C 37-like yields the protein MAGMCCGVNIAETEATTPVEPSSESARRRRMEIHQFRFVATDVSVAVAPPIQKNGRKRTRKAEKVFDTKIQKLETSVTISLSPTPLQKLADEEPESKTLDLSESATTESVIIQPEEVVPTDLPKFGSTSICGRRRDMEDAVAIHPSFCNENSNNLHFYGVYDGHGCSHVAMKCKERMHEIVKNEVEKKESWKDAMIQSFSEMDKEVVDYSSGSFPSGSDCRCELQTPQCDAVGSTAVVAVVTPDKIVVSNCGDSRAVLCRNGVAIPLSVDHKPDRPDELNRIQEAGGRVIYWDGARVLGVLAMSRAIGDNYLKPYVISEPEVTITERTDEDECLILASDGLWDVVSNETACGVARMCLQSRRPPSPTGSPGNDITVTGAGESSDKACSDASILLTKLALARRSTDNVSVVVVDLRKDL from the exons ATGGCTGGTATGTGTTGTGGTGTTAATATAGCTGAAACAGAAGCTACAACACCAGTTGAACCTAGTTCTGAATCAGCAAGAAGGAGAAGAATGGAAATCCATCAGTTCCGTTTTGTCGCAACAGATGTATCTGTTGCAGTAGCTCCGCCCATTCAAAAAAATGGACGGAAACGTACGCGTAAAGCGGAAAAAGTTTTTGACACCAAAATACAGAAGTTGGAAACTAGCGTAACGATTTCATTGTCTCCAACACCATTACAAAAGCTAGCTGACGAAGAACCTGAGAGTAAAACTCTGGATCTGTCTGAATCAGCTACTACAGAATCTGTCATAATTCAACCTGAAGAGGTTGTTCCTACCGATCTCCCCAAATTTGGTTCCACTTCGATATGTGGAAGGAGACGTGATATGGAAGATGCTGTAGCAATTCACCCTTCATTTTGTAATGAAAACTCAAACAACTTACATTTCTATGGTGTATATGATGGCCACGGTTGTTCACAT GTGGCTATGAAGTGCAAAGAACGAATGCACGAGATAGTTAAGAACGAGGTGGAGAAGAAAGAATCGTGGAAAGACGCGATGATTCAGAGTTTTTCTGAAATGGATAAAGAAGTTGTGGATTATTCGAGTGGATCTTTCCCATCAGGTTCTGATTGTAGATGTGAACTTCAGACTCCACAGTGTGATGCTGTTGGATCAACGGCTGTTGTTGCAGTTGTAACTCCAGACAAAATCGTCGTCTCTAATTGTGGTGATTCTCGTGCTGTGCTTTGTAGAAACGGTGTTGCTATCCCTCTTTCCGTCGATCATAAG CCGGATCGACCCGATGAATTGAACCGGATACAAGAAGCTGGTGGCCGTGTTATATATTGGGATGGCGCAAGAGTTCTTGGCGTTTTGGCAATGTCTCGCGCAATTG GGGACAATTATTTAAAACCATATGTTATATCGGAGCCAGAGGTGACTATAACCGAACGTACCGATGAAGATGAGTGCTTGATTTTAGCAAGTGATGGATTATGGGACGTTGTATCGAACGAGACTGCCTGTGGCGTGGCGCGTATGTGCTTGCAATCAAGAAGGCCACCGTCGCCAACAGGTTCGCCTGGAAATGACATAACGGTCACCGGTGCCGGAGAAAGCTCTGATAAGGCTTGTTCAGATGCATCAATCTTATTGACGAAATTGGCCTTGGCTAGACGGAGTACTGATAATGTtagtgttgttgtggttgatttaAGAAAAGATCTATGA